The nucleotide sequence TCTTTCCCGAAGGGAGAACGGTCATCGTCGAAGGAAATGAGGAAGGTCGTACACGTCGTAACATTTTCAGATCGGAAATCTGAGAAGACCCATCTAGAGAAGATGAAGTGCAAGTCATAAGAATCAGATATGTAACTACTGGACCCATAAGAGATGGGCAAGAGATACACAAGAGCCAGAGTATAAAGAGATTCCACGACACCATCTCTCACAATTATCAACAGTAAAAGAGCTTAAGAAACCCAGCCACACAAGAAACACATAGATAAAACAAGtgaaacaaagagaaagagagacaacgAGATGAAAAAGGGAGAAGAGACAGCGACGCCGGTGAGATAAGGAGCTGCCGACGTCGGAATCCATGGATGAACGAGTTGTTTTGATAACTGTGCATGGGACAGGTTCTAAATTTACTATTTTCTCTTTGCCCACACTTGTTTATGGGTTTGAACAATATGAACTATTATTTAAGTCCACACTTGTTTATGGGTTTGAAATGTTGTAAAATTGTAACCCTGCTCTTCTTGTTCCCTTTATATCATTTGGTCAGTAAGTTCAAATTTCTGTTTCAGTAAAGAGATTAATGAGTTGAAACAGATTTTACtgactataaataaaaaaagtcaaCAAAAACTGGACGGCGATGTGTAAATTAACCTGGACGAGTCCACGATTGCAAACGTGGGTCGACCTGTATTTGATTATTTAGAACTCGGACAAAGTAACAGACACACTGCAGGGTTTTACTAGTCCAAAAGTTTTAGAGAAACCCAATACATATTTTCTCACAAAGAACTGATTTGAGACTACAAACCCATTAATTGTATCTCCATTTTCCTAGAAATTTAACTTATGTTAATGAAGCCATTTACTTTCCAAATAATATCGAAAGTTTACTGGTTCAATAAATCGTTTACATATTGGTTCAATTCCTAACCCTTTTGTTAGTAAGGAACTTAAacgtttaattttatactattgaATCTACATACTgctataattatttatttggaAATAGAGTTGTTtccatgcatatatatatattattttttgaaaaaatcatgTGGGATAAAAAGCAGAACCATGAtataaaaatcatgaaaatataagattttccggctaaaaaagaaataaaaattatccagtaattataaccaaaacaaaaaataaaccatTTAAAAGAGATCTGTcgttgtatttcttttttttttcataaagacATCTCTAATGGTTGTAATTAAATTTTCTCtcaaaataaatttgaatttcgTTCTAATTGTTGCTCTCATTTTGTTCCTcgaaataaaattttctaagtatattttttattaatatttactattaattctaataagattatatttttaaaaacttacaaattttactcaattctaatttttattttaactaaatctttaattatacataaattTAGTTTCTAAAATAATGGACAATGATTTATGTGAACTTATAGTtgtattaatgaaaatattattaatttcagCAAAGTAACTAATacaaatatttaacattttagatataaaataaaactatatactatTCATATCTTCATTTTTTCCTTTCAAAATGATGAtctattggaaaaaaaaattctttcatttttttatgttttccctCAAAATAATGCACTATTAGAAAAgcttatttgccaaataacaaaaaaaaagagtgattAGATTTTTAGTAAGAGTGAAGAGACataaggagagagagaaggtGTTTTTGGTTAGATAgtgaatttgtgtttttttatagTTATAGAGGCAAATTTCTCCTATTAGAAATGGTCTAATAAGTTTGGCCTAAACTACATTGCATTACCAAAAGagtgaaaatgaagaagaaacaacACCGAGGAGGCAAAGGGTGTTTGCTTGATAATATGAGCtaagttgaaatttttttttttgaacacgagCTAAGTTGAAATCTATTCGCTTGAGATTTGGTCTTTCCAATAAATGTCAACTTTGAATTTCGAGAGAGCAAAACACGGCCTGAAATTTTGGACCCCAACCATTTACTGTATTAtgctcatatatattttattacttccaTTATtcctttttaatgatttttatacTATTCGCGGTGGTGATTGTGATGgttacttgtatttttttttggtcatctgAGATTTGTATTTTTGGTAATCTgagatatgtatttttggtaACTTGTATATATTCCCCTAAACTTCGAGGATAAGCTAAACACTTATTGCATCTAGAAAAATGAATTTGTTTTCTCTGTTAACAGATTCTAACAAAAATCCAAGgaaattgaaatattaaatGGAGAGGGtgattagaaatattttaaaaattgcttATACAAAAGTTCGAAGCTTCGCTGAGATTTTAATAATCGTTACTGCGAACACTAATCTCGAAGGCAGAGAGTtgacaatcattttattttcacatCACTTATACAGTTATACCCCATTGTCATCAACCGTTGTGCAACTAATTAACATATTTAGGTGTTTGTCACGTGATAAAACTATGTTCATGTGATCGCTCCGTAACACCTAACTTTTTGGATCAAGATTCATAATGAAATATGGTAAAACATCCCCTACACGTAACTATGGTGCATGTCTTCCATTTATGCAATACCAAAATGGAAAGTaataaagatatattttcttgtttctaaatattaactttataaaaatatttttttatcaactggttaataacatataaatatatattttaaattttttaaattttttaaaattttttttaattattcaaataTTATTGATTGCTGGTAATTGAAGagtatataataaatgtaaATAATTGATTGAACTATAaacatttattgtatttttatattcataaGAATTATTAATATCCATCTTTTAAGAACGgagaataattatttttctaatatattagtcattaaaaGTATGTAATTTTGTTATTAGATGGAACTAAAAAAAAGCTGTAAACTATTTTAGGTGACTTTTAATTCATCACCACCTGACCGGTGATTTTTGTTTGGGTTCCTGATAGTTTCTGTTACTTTATAGAAGTTAGATTCTGGATCACAGTCAAATTAAATGTCTTAGATGGTTTTCTTTAACATTTGAAATATGTGCAgaagattttaaattaaaaagaatctgAGATGCAGGACCTGTATGCAGGTATATCTTACAGCATCTAGTATTTTGTATTATTCTACATTTCTGGGTGTTTTTTGCAGTCAccattatttttggatttacTACGAACCAAATCACttatcaaaacaaaaactgCTCTGCCATATAAATAAACGACAGTAGAATTCAAATCCAAGGAATTTGATATTTgttaaagatttgataaaattatcaaaaagcCGATGCCATAGactaaataaatacataaattcatCCCCTCCCATGTTAATGAGCGatggtattattattattgaactaaatattataaatattgtgTGTGTAAAATTAGATTACGTTGATAATCTCGTTCGTAGGAGGGGGTGTTAAAGACTCACAGTCCCACATGTCTCGTCTTAAAGCCCAGCATGCCGTTCAAGCGAAGATCTTCGCTGTTTTCCCGTTCTCGCTTATCCAAAACaaagataattttatatttttataataaactttGTCTCATCCCATTCAAAAAAATGCCAAAACTTTTACAGGAGAAAACGGTCTTAATAAATTAGTTCATCACAATATCCAGAATTACGTTATCACTGAAAACGTTATGTTATATGCAACTACTAGTTAGTCTCTGTAATTATGACATATGATTATTtgttttaaacaattataaacaaaaaagtaGCAATGTCATAAACATGTTTTTATGTACGTTGtgtcaaaaaaatatatcaactaACCGGTTGTTTTCATCAAATAAGATTTGGTCGATCGAACTACATTAATCATCCTACATAaagggcaaaaaaaaaaagaagaaattccgcATAATTGAGAAAATTAATAAGTAAACACAATAAATACCAATATAGCAAATATTCAGGGTAGCCAATGTTACGATTCTGCacaaattttcattaaactaaaattacaaattaagaagaaataaagaaaatcatTCTAAACCAAAATGTCTTTAGTTTTCTCATCCATCTCTAACAACGAAGACAACGGTAAGAATCGTACGGACGTGGATGAAGTCTCGTcggaggaagaagacgaagaacacGACGTGTAGAACGACAGAGGAGATAACGGAGATTCTCCAAGACCTATACTGGTACAATAAGAAGTGCTTGCCTCTCCGGCGGCGGCGCATGATGCAGAAATGCCGTCCACGTCGTCGTTGGCAATGTTGTTTCTGATGGGTTCATTCGCGTTTGGTGGTAAGTTCAAGAGTAGATCGACAAAAGCGGCGAAGATGTATCGATGGCTGGTCTTGGCGTTGACTTTCAAGAACTGGACAAGAAGCTGCTCGAGGCTTCTCCAGTCGTGGTGAAGCGAGTGTGCCTCAACCATCTCCTCCATGGATCTCTTGAAGTCTGAGTAAGGGTCGTTTGATTCCAAGGACAAGAGCATGAagccttcttcctcctcctctgcttcttcttctatttCTTCTTGTACTCGCTTAGTTGTAGCTTCTTCGAGTATAGAGTTGGATTCTCCTTTGATTTCGAAGATAAGTCTCTCTGAAGATCTAAGACCTTTTATCACACTCTCTATCGACTCTTTGATCTCAGGTGGGTCAACCTCATCGTCTTCTTGCTCGTGGATAGGGTTGGTGAAAGTGATGGTGGCTCTGAAAGAtatagttttagggttttgatgaCAAGAAGGCCATGCCCATGAAGTGGAATTTGTTGATGATGAAACTGAATTTGAAGAACACGAAAACGAAGAGTGGTTCTTGTTTACAAATgggattttcatattttttttctctttttattttgttaagaaataggacaataaaatattttgtttgtttgcttgGGGATTAGATTCAAAGTAAGAAACTGAGAGAGTTAATGGAGtcagggagggagggagggaagATTTTAAGGGTTTGAAGAGGGGGAGAACAGGGAGGCTTAGTGGGGTCTATTTCTTTACTTATTTTAAcgtctatatatttatttacatctatttttcttttatttggttgttgtattaaaTTAATGGCTTgataatttaatgttgtttgGTTGGGATTCATTCAATATAATTCAGTACTACCTTTTTCCTGTTACGCTGTTCTcgtatttattataataaatgatCTATTTTCCTCTTCTCGTCGCCTTTCCTCGTAGCTTTCTTCCAATATATTCTTAGGagtattttaaacttttttaaacGATGCTATAACTTACAAGGTTGGTTCATTTTATCATTTCAACAGTCTATCACAAATTATTGGGTTTAAATCCATCAGAGTTTTGATATTTGTTTAGAAACATCGTTTACCGTGATATGTACAGACGAATGGcaatgatattttattacaaCTATTTTGAAAGTTAGCTATGTGTCAATGATCGcagtttttaaaagttaattgaAACTTTCCGTACTAGGGGACTACACATATATATTGCACGTGGCATAAAAAGTAATTGTGATTCCTAAAGAAAGCAGAATATTAGGTCACATTAAATGTTAGTCCATattgaattcaaattttttaattaatgtctCTAGAAGTGAGCATCTGTATGAAGCCAATCTCCCGATTGAATTTCACTAGACACCAAACTTGATTAtgttatactccctccgtttttttatataagtcgttttagagaaatttttatgttccaaattatatgacgttttcagttttctatgtaaaatttattaacacttattaatgttatatgaccaatgataatataccttctattttgttattggttgatttgtggttaggtaaataattaatgatgtttttgtttagaaaatagaaaaaaattaatgatttcttaatctatgtgcacaattctaaaacgacttatattaaaaaacggagggagtataagaGGTAAAGAGTTTGTGCTTGTTTTAATGTCTAAGACTTTGTTCTTTCGATGTTCGATGTTACCTACGATTCCAGAGTTTCTCACAAAAAGTTCTTGTAGATCAATATAACTTCATATTGATGTATCAACGTCTATCATTTGTTCTTTGGAATATTAGTTTTCGGATCCGAAGTGAAGCGCCTCTTTGAGTTCTTTCATCCCTTAAAAACATATATCTCTATTTTCGttgtattagtttttttgtattCAACTTGCCATTGAATTTACTTTCAGTTGTACTTTTTCGAGTCATTTGAGCGTTCAGATTAATATAAcagttttcataaaaaaaaaaaaaagataaagaatTCAACCctacctttttcttttcttttaaaattaaaataatttgaacTCGACATTCcttttatttgtcatattcttaATTAACTCATATATGTTCTGAATAATAAAAGTTGgttaaatgtatttatatttattgctaacttttaaaacattattttgacatatataatctagaattaaaacatatatatatatatatatatatatatattaatgatttGTACGGATATgtgaaagaaaaatttattatGCTGAAAGTACAAAATATCACTTACGTTGTAGTTGTAAATAATGCTATACTAACATCTAAGTTAGAAAACTAACTCGAGTTTGGTTCTCTAACTTTTATTTTCAGGTGGTTCTCTACCTTCATTTGTGTTATTTACTTTTCCTCAATAAACAGAAGTGGATGGAATAATCTTTATACTGTTCAAAAATATACTTGTATAGaaatttaaatcaaaccaaaagttaaatatttttaaacttataaattaaataataaaaatttgagttACTATTTCTAATACCAAAAATTCGAAAACACGAAAGAGATATGAATAAATCCATAGCATTAAGTCATACTTTAGACTTAAACATTAGTCCATGGattaaatgaaaaagaagagcaataaactaaaagaagaaaaactcaaCAACCAGTTAAACCAACAAATCGACCAACTAACTGACCAACAAACAAAAGATATGACGtcaattttaagaaattttgtaAAACCAGACAGTATCCAattattatgtatttaaaaCTAATTGTTATTACACGTCTCCTCCCCGAATCGGAAACATATTTGGTGTGTTCTCTTTCATGGAAACTGCTCGCACCTGAAACCTATTTACATATACTCTCTGTTTCACAATACATGAAATTTTAGGATTATGCACAActattaaaaaacttatttttatcataaaatattattaaaatataaattaaaaattattcaactaATCATACAACATACTACAAAATATCACTAgttacacagtttttaataaagttaaaaaatacattagtatataaaaacatcatctattttgaaacatcaaaaactttctaaaacatcatctatttaaaaacagagagaatatGCGTATAAAGTTTTGTATCATTATAATACGCATGCATGTATTTTATGTCCATCGTTATCTTAACCGACGGGTTAAGAAATATTAAGTACatctactccctccgtttcaaaatagatgatgttttaattagtttttgatgttttaaaatagatgatgttttcatatatcAATGCACTTTTtcactttatcaaaaactgtgtaaccaatgatattttgtagtatgttttgtgattggttgaataacttttaatttatattttaatgatatttttaaaataaataacaattttcttaatAGTTGTGTACAATCTTAAAActtcatgtattttgaaacagagggagtatgatTTATTGTTCAGAAGCTCTGAATCTcgaatgtatttttttttctgtaaaatgCAGTAGATCACATGAATAAAAGACATGATTAAAAAGAGTAATAATTATAGATCGTATCAgtgaatttattttatagaagGCAAGGGCCATGTGAGTCTCTTCCAATTCCATTTCGCACGTACCTTTCACACACGTGCCTCTCACGCATCGCCAGTTAAGAGATTGCGACACGGGAGGAGAGATATATCTATCATGATCATATCTTAAACCATCTAAATAGACAATTAATATTGTAGAGGAAGAAGCTTCGaaataattatacaattataaGTGGAGATATCAGACAAATCATGTGGATTTATTAAAACGGAGATAATGATTGATAGCTGTATGTCTTATAAATTGTAATTATGCCAAGGCTTCATGGATGCTTCGCATGGCGTTTCGTTTGACTCATGACACTTTCTTTATACAACATTGCTCTTAGATAATTAATCATTGTAATATTTTAAACCATACAAAATAATATCTAACGGATCCTGTATTGAAAATATGTCAACAtatatttagttagttatttataattatCAACCATGAGAGATATCAGAatcttattttatgtttttattttccttttcacAATGTATCTTTCTTTTCTATTTGAATAAATTGCATCTTACAGAAAAATAGGTAACTCTTATACACAAATAGATGAAACCATCATAAGCAGCAAACATATATAACATAATGATAATAAACAATCACACATCTTCCTGAATTGGTATTTGGTTGGCAATATTCACCTGAGCCTGGGGAGGGTTGAACATGTTCGAACCATAGGTAGAAAAAAGTTTGAGCTTCCTATTATTGTGATGAGCTTGCAGTgttagaatatttttggatgttTCTTTTTCTCCTTACGCTTTTATTCATAACTATCAAAGGTCAAAGTCGCGAAAATCGTAGTTGCAAGTTCATAAAGTAAAAAATGATAAAGCGATTCGCATTTCTATTTTTACCATCAAAGATTAAGTCGTGATATATCATATTCTAGGTTCATAAGGTTCAGGTAAACAAAACATGATGGAAATGCGAGATTCTCATAAAAAGATGTTAacaatatctatttttttttactaactcATAACCCCTTCCAGTATATATTTTACCAAGACTAAacaattaaaatgattttatgtAGAATATATTCGTTATGGAAGTTTGAGGGTGGTGGAAGAGCAAAAGAAGGGACCATTTCGTGGCATGCACCAGCTGAGACAATGTGGTCCACTTGCTACGAAATCTATCCTCCTCTCTTCATCGCTATATCAAAATATGATTCCTTTCTACTAATTTACAAACTCTGTATAGTAATATTATATAGTAATACTATTCTCAGCTTAGCTCATCAATTTggatatatttgaaaaatattccAAATGAAAAGTACTACATCGTTCCACcttatagtttaaatttatatcGAAGAATATGTAAAAGTCAACTAACTagtttttttgctaaatattaattaattaactagTTATCTTTTGCAAATAATTTGAACTTTTCTTTTGAACTATAAGATTATgattagggcatctccaacaatgacacaaaaaaaaaaaaaaaaaacaatgacaccaaatttggtgttgaaattacaccaaatttggtgttttggtgtcaatttttttttgtcatctccaaTAATAACACCAAATCTTACACCATAagcaatattatatattatttgatgttttcagttttaaaacttttatatttctattatttgtaattgataaataataattttgttatatctagattatatctatattttattatttgtaagtgataaataataatagttatttactaatttattttgaatataataataaaataaaaatagaactaaattttttaattatatgaaaataaattaaaaataaaaataatatattataattaatgtttaattacaaatttaatagtaattgatctatattattaaataaaacatattaaaatgtattttagaaaTGTTGCGTGATGAATATTATCACACcaaatgtgaaaataaatttaaaacaaaaataatacaatattttatgtttaattacaaatttgatagtaattaaagtatatttttaaatgaaacatattaaaatatgtatttttaaaatttggtgTGATGAATAAAATGTTACACTAAATTTGGTGTAACACTATTCacattacaccaaatttggtgggaTGATgtcaaatttgatgttttgttgGAGATGAAATCAcaccaaatttgatgttttCGTGTCTTGTTGACGATGACTTACAAATATCAATGTCTATCAAGGGATTGattccattaaaaaaaatagagtaagccTGATGGTTTATCCATCATAATATGCATATATAGACATTCTTACTGGAATTTGGAACGAGGTTTAAACATAAACTGTTATGCTGAAACAAATTCATGACACAGAAATACACATGTTGTAACAATAATTGAGATATCTTTAAGgctttatatataatttaattgttCTTGGGTCCATGAAATTGTAGCGACGTGACTAAAGTGGTGAGGGGACAGTGTGGTGGTGTCACGAATACGAAAGATTAATATTTGAAGCTCAGAACTTGGAGAATGTCATGTTACTGTTTTTGATCTTTGAATATAAAAGAATGattaaaaatgttaagattATAGCTTTCAAAGAATGTAGGCCCAATCTTATCTGTGTATCCTTATTTATTTGGGACCATTTGTTATCTTCTCTCTAGTGGCCCTAATGGACAAATATTTTACTCAGTACAGTGTTGCATCCATGGAAAATATCAAAATCTTGAATGTTTTTGGCAGTTAAAGATTAATATTTGAAACCAATCTCAAATGTTTTTGCCAAATTGAAGTTAGCTGATGATGATGCGTTAAGTTATAACCATTGTGTTATGGACCTTCTATTCGTAGTATCATAGAAACGTAATCAAATCACTCACGTTATGTTCTATATATACCGGAACTTGTATATATGATTTGGAGTGAAACCATTACAATTAGAAAATGAGCTAAGACTGTATGAGGAAGAGAATGTACAAACACGATCGATGTAACGAGTTCGTATATCAACTTAAGAATCCTGCGTCCTGGTAAAGCGTCTCCTAATAGTAGAAACCTAGTATCATCAATTGGGCCTTATAGTCATATATGCTGGATCCTTTTAAGATGCTTTTATAAAAACATTCATTAAGTTTTTTTAGGAGCTTATTTGTTAATAACCATATCTCAAAGACAAATTAAGCGAGTGACAACGATTTTGACATAATGCAATGTCAGACATTTAGACCACAAACTATCCAGTTTTGCTTCTCCAGAAAAGTCTTAGCTGGGTTGTTGGAGATGGTGAAAGTATCAGGGTCTGGAGTGATCCATGGTTGTCATGCTCCACTCCAGAAACCCCTATAGGTCTTGCAAACGAACAAGAATCCGACCTACGTGTGAGGAACCTTCTCGGCCCCCTCACTAAAAAGTGGGACGCAAGGAGGATTCACCTACACCTTTCTCAGTATGAGGATACCATTCGAAAGATCATCACCAGCTCAGCCTAAGTAAATGATGCTCTTTTCTGGCTGCCTGAAGTGTCGGGTTCTTACACAACAAAATCAGGATACGACATTGCTAGTGCTATGGAAACCAACCCAAACCATCAATGTCCAAATTTTGATTGGATAAAATGCATATGGAAGGTGAAGACTTCCCTAAAATTGAAAGATTTTCTTTGGAAGGTGATCAACAAAGCTATTCCAGTCAGCACAAATCTTGCTCGCCGTGGAATTCATACTTTCTGCTGCAAGCTGTGTGGCGGTGTGGAGGACGATCTTCCCACCTTTATCTCTTGTCCTCTTGCGGTGTCTGTTTGGGAGATTGCTCCGGTGGCGTGGACATCAGATACTTCTCTGCCATCTCTTGCTACCCTCCTTACGGTTGGGGATAGGATGGCGATTTTGCCCCCTGTGGGCCTCTATATACCACTGTGGCCATAGATCCTTTGGAATCTATGGAAATCTCGTAACAAACTTTTATTTGATGGCAAATCATTCACAGAGAAGGAAATCATTCTAAAGGCTATCAAAGATGCAAAAGAGTGAAAAAATGCCCAACTCGAAGCCCAAGTCTCTGGCACTCCAGTCCAACGACTCCCTCAACACAACAGAGCCAATCCCCCTCTCGATCCCCTCACCGGGGCTATCTGTCATGTCGACGCTGCCTGGTGTGCTGCGACGGGACGATGTGGAATAGGCGGGATCTTCAAAGGGACATGACTCTCTTCTCTGACTTTTATTTGCATCTCTCAATCAGGTATCTCCTCCGCTCTGATGGCTGAAGCCATTGCGCGGTCATGAAGGCTGCTGCGTCCAACATTCAATCACTTACGGTCATGTCTGATTCCCAAATTCTCATCTCTCTACTGAAGAACAAGGAGTCTAGACCAGCACTTTGGGATATGTTCGACATCTATCATTTTAGCAAGT is from Brassica napus cultivar Da-Ae unplaced genomic scaffold, Da-Ae ScsIHWf_2869;HRSCAF=3653, whole genome shotgun sequence and encodes:
- the LOC106454741 gene encoding transcription repressor OFP15-like; amino-acid sequence: MKIPFVNKNHSSFSCSSNSVSSSTNSTSWAWPSCHQNPKTISFRATITFTNPIHEQEDDEVDPPEIKESIESVIKGLRSSERLIFEIKGESNSILEEATTKRVQEEIEEEAEEEEEGFMLLSLESNDPYSDFKRSMEEMVEAHSLHHDWRSLEQLLVQFLKVNAKTSHRYIFAAFVDLLLNLPPNANEPIRNNIANDDVDGISASCAAAGEASTSYCTSIGLGESPLSPLSFYTSCSSSSSSDETSSTSVRFLPLSSLLEMDEKTKDILV